The Rickettsiales bacterium genome includes a region encoding these proteins:
- a CDS encoding cbb3-type cytochrome c oxidase subunit 3: MKEMFASANAGIIGLLFFFILFSAILVWAYSPSRRQDIEKLKNIPFDDEDDNGRA, encoded by the coding sequence ATGAAAGAGATGTTTGCTTCCGCTAACGCAGGTATAATAGGGTTGCTGTTCTTCTTTATATTATTTTCAGCGATTCTTGTATGGGCGTATTCGCCTAGCCGTAGGCAGGATATTGAAAAATTGAAAAACATACCATTTGATGATGAGGATGATAATGGCAGAGCATAA
- the ccoP gene encoding cytochrome-c oxidase, cbb3-type subunit III, translated as MAEHKEKSGRQEVETTGHEWDGIREYNNPSPRWWLWWFYISIIWSIGYWVVYPAWPTLSGEGEKGGTKGAFEWTQHKDLKEQQKEIEDRRAGYLKRFSKASFNEIINDPELYNFAIAGGKAAFKDNCATCHGTGGAGAPNYPNLNDDDWIWGGDMASIYQTIKHGIRMHDDGRQSVMPAFGDMLNAKEIDAVAEYVEGLNSGKSKIPPDNISAKEIAALPLGERVFRENCAACHGNNARGSREVGAPNLADAIWLKSKDGSKAAIVSQIRHPKHGMMPAWVDRLNEDTIRELTIYVHSLGGGE; from the coding sequence ATGGCAGAGCATAAAGAAAAGAGCGGACGACAAGAAGTTGAAACTACCGGTCATGAATGGGATGGTATTAGAGAGTATAATAACCCATCACCACGTTGGTGGTTGTGGTGGTTTTATATAAGCATTATATGGTCTATCGGTTATTGGGTAGTGTATCCAGCTTGGCCAACCCTTTCTGGTGAAGGAGAAAAGGGAGGTACTAAAGGTGCTTTTGAATGGACTCAGCATAAGGATCTTAAAGAACAGCAAAAGGAAATTGAGGACCGCAGGGCTGGATATCTTAAGCGTTTCAGCAAAGCTAGCTTTAACGAAATAATAAATGATCCGGAGCTATATAATTTCGCTATTGCCGGAGGGAAAGCAGCATTTAAGGATAATTGCGCGACTTGTCATGGTACTGGTGGTGCTGGCGCTCCTAATTACCCAAATCTTAATGATGATGACTGGATATGGGGTGGCGACATGGCGAGTATATATCAAACTATAAAACATGGTATCCGCATGCATGATGATGGCAGGCAATCAGTGATGCCAGCGTTTGGCGATATGTTAAACGCTAAGGAGATAGACGCGGTAGCTGAGTATGTTGAAGGATTAAATAGTGGTAAAAGTAAGATACCGCCAGATAATATAAGTGCTAAGGAAATAGCCGCGCTCCCACTTGGTGAGCGTGTGTTTAGAGAAAATTGCGCCGCTTGTCATGGCAATAACGCGAGGGGAAGTCGTGAGGTTGGTGCGCCTAATCTGGCGGACGCTATTTGGCTTAAAAGTAAGGATGGTAGTAAAGCGGCGATTGTGAGCCAAATACGTCATCCTAAACACGGGATGATGCCAGCATGGGTAGATCGTCTTAATGAGGATACTATAAGAGAACTCACTATTTATGTGCATAGTCTTGGTGGTGGTGAGTAG
- the ccoO gene encoding cytochrome-c oxidase, cbb3-type subunit II, translating into MIKHDKIEKNSMLMLILIIITVSIGGLIEIVPLFRKEVYIEPVSGMRPYTPLELAGQDIYVREGCYNCHSQQIRSLRDEVERYGNYSLAAESMYDHPAQWGSKRTGPDLARVGGKYSDEWQVQHLLSPRSLVPESIMPNYSHLLKDGVDLRKIGKHLKALRAVGVPYSDEMIENSYNDAMAQVRPDSANAEALRKRYGDKVNIRDFDGNPHFTSEMDALVAYLQMLGTLVDFKDFKPELLDKAENITDKANKDNVGEANTEVITEKTSKKIEEVK; encoded by the coding sequence ATGATAAAACATGATAAGATAGAAAAAAACTCCATGCTTATGCTGATACTGATAATCATAACAGTATCTATTGGTGGGCTTATTGAGATTGTACCTTTATTTCGTAAAGAGGTTTATATTGAGCCAGTAAGTGGTATGCGCCCATATACCCCTTTAGAGCTAGCCGGACAGGATATATATGTTAGGGAAGGTTGCTATAATTGTCATAGTCAACAAATACGCTCACTGCGTGATGAAGTGGAGCGTTATGGTAATTATTCACTAGCAGCAGAAAGTATGTATGACCATCCCGCGCAGTGGGGTTCAAAGCGCACTGGTCCTGATTTGGCAAGGGTTGGTGGTAAATATTCTGATGAATGGCAAGTTCAGCATTTATTGAGTCCGCGTTCACTTGTACCAGAGTCTATTATGCCTAACTATTCCCATTTGTTAAAAGACGGTGTGGATTTACGTAAAATAGGAAAACATCTGAAGGCTTTACGCGCTGTTGGTGTTCCGTATAGTGATGAGATGATAGAGAATTCTTATAATGACGCTATGGCACAAGTGCGTCCAGATAGCGCAAATGCCGAAGCTCTCCGCAAACGCTATGGAGATAAAGTAAATATTCGGGATTTTGATGGAAATCCACATTTTACCTCTGAAATGGATGCTTTAGTGGCTTACCTGCAAATGCTTGGAACATTGGTTGATTTTAAGGACTTTAAGCCAGAGTTACTGGATAAAGCAGAGAATATAACTGACAAAGCTAATAAGGATAATGTTGGCGAAGCAAATACGGAAGTGATCACAGAGAAAACTTCAAAAAAGATTGAGGAAGTTAAATAA